In one window of Rhodanobacter soli DNA:
- the hemN gene encoding oxygen-independent coproporphyrinogen III oxidase — MAIPITPPEFDPALIARYDVAGPRYTSYPTAPQFKAEFDEAALREVIRASNEEPIPRPLSLYVHVPFCMSPCFYCGCNRVITRDVTQADRYLERLYREIELIAPLFDRDRPVRQLHFGGGTPNFLDAAHMGELLESLARHFSFSHAADREYGIEIDPRFADGVYIRNLGELGFNRISVGIQDFDPLVQKAVNRIQSFEQTREVIEAARASGFRSASVDLIYGLPLQSVDGFSRTLDQVVALNPDRVAVYGYAHLPEMFKAQRQIDATDLPDAATRLALFGRALEHLSAAGYVYIGMDHFARASDELVLAQRAGTLQRNFQGYSTHGDCDIVGLGVSAIGRIGDSYSQNARDLIGYYAALDAGRLPLMRGLQLDEDDLIRRELINELMCHGTLDKRAFGSRHRLLFDEYFVRERQRLVPLIEDGLVVESPREIRVTSRGRLLLRIIAMCFDAYLDDAAQAPRYSRVI; from the coding sequence ATGGCCATTCCCATCACACCTCCCGAGTTCGACCCGGCGCTGATCGCCCGCTACGACGTGGCCGGGCCGCGCTACACCAGTTACCCGACGGCGCCGCAGTTCAAGGCCGAGTTCGACGAGGCAGCCTTGCGCGAGGTGATCCGCGCCTCCAACGAGGAGCCGATCCCGCGACCGCTGTCGCTGTACGTGCACGTGCCGTTCTGCATGAGCCCATGCTTCTACTGCGGCTGCAACCGGGTGATCACCCGCGACGTGACCCAGGCCGACCGCTACCTGGAACGGCTGTACCGCGAGATCGAGCTGATCGCGCCGCTGTTCGACCGCGACCGGCCGGTGCGCCAGCTGCACTTCGGCGGCGGCACGCCGAACTTCCTCGATGCCGCGCACATGGGCGAGCTGCTGGAATCGCTGGCGCGACATTTCAGCTTCAGCCACGCGGCGGATCGCGAGTACGGCATCGAGATCGACCCGCGCTTCGCCGACGGCGTCTACATCCGCAACCTGGGCGAGCTGGGCTTCAACCGTATCTCGGTGGGTATCCAGGATTTCGATCCGCTGGTGCAGAAAGCGGTGAACCGGATCCAGAGCTTCGAGCAGACCCGCGAGGTGATCGAGGCGGCGCGGGCCTCGGGCTTCCGTTCGGCCAGCGTCGACTTGATCTACGGCCTGCCGTTGCAAAGCGTGGACGGCTTCAGCCGCACGCTGGACCAGGTGGTGGCGCTGAACCCGGATCGCGTGGCGGTGTACGGCTACGCGCATCTGCCGGAGATGTTCAAGGCGCAGCGGCAGATCGACGCCACCGACCTGCCCGATGCGGCCACCCGGCTGGCGCTGTTCGGCCGCGCGCTGGAGCACCTGTCGGCGGCCGGTTACGTCTACATCGGCATGGACCATTTCGCCAGGGCCAGCGACGAACTGGTGCTGGCGCAGCGTGCCGGCACGCTGCAGCGCAACTTCCAGGGTTACTCGACGCATGGCGACTGCGACATCGTCGGCCTCGGCGTCAGCGCGATCGGCCGCATCGGCGACAGCTACAGCCAGAATGCACGCGACCTGATCGGCTACTACGCGGCGCTGGACGCCGGCCGCCTGCCGCTGATGCGCGGCCTGCAACTGGACGAGGACGACCTGATCCGGCGTGAACTGATCAACGAACTGATGTGCCATGGCACGCTGGACAAGCGGGCGTTCGGCTCGCGCCACCGGCTGCTGTTCGACGAATACTTCGTGCGCGAGCGGCAGCGCCTGGTACCGCTGATCGAGGATGGGTTGGTCGTGGAAAGCCCGCGCGAGATCCGGGTGACCTCGCGGGGGCGGTTGCTGTTGCGTATCATCGCCATGTGCTTCGACGCCTACCTGGACGACGCGGCACAGGCCCCACGCTACTCTCGCGTGATCTGA